The stretch of DNA GTTCCACGAGGCGGCCCATGCCCTGGTCGGCATGACGTACGGCATGAGCCTCGCCCGCGTCCGGCTGATCGAGACCGAGGCGGACGGCCCCGCCCCGGGCCTGATCCAGACCGGCGCAACGACGTGGAACCCCACATGGGTTGCCGAGTTCGCGTTCGCCGTCCAGTGCGCCGCCGGGCCGATCGCCGAACGGCGGCACCTCGCCGAGGCGGGGCTGCTGACGGCGGACGTCGCCGCACAGGTCGCCGGAGATAACGACCGTGACGTCGCCGTGGCCACCCTGGCGCGCAGCGGGTACGAACTCGCCCTCTCCGGACCCGTACCGCAGGGCGGCGCCACCTGGGATCAGGTCACCGAGCGGGCCCGCGAGGACGTGAGCGCGCTGTGGCCGGAGGTCGCCGCGCTCGCCGAGGCGCTGCTGACGGCGGACGACCTGACGATCACGCCTGCGGACGTCCTCAGGCTCACCGGCCGCCCGAACCCTGCCCCCGGGACACCGCCGGCCTCGCCCGCGTCCGAGTGATCCGCACCCGTCATGCACCCAGTGCATACCTCATGGGAGTTGCCCATATGTCCAGTACAGAGGCCTACTTGCGGGTGACCGTGACGGCGCTCATGTACGCAACCGGCGAGACGCAAGCCGACCTCGGGCGAGGCCTCGGGCTCAGCCAGGGGCAGGTGTCGCGCAAACAGGGCGGCGGGCCCAAGGGATCGTCCTGGACGCTCGGTGACCTCGACAAACTGTCGCGGCACTACGGCATTCCGGTGCCCGAACTGCTGCGCGGCGCCGATCACGCCGTGAGGCTGCTGCCCGCCGTACGCAGGGCCGCCGTCGTGAGCGGCATACAGACCACGATCAGCCCCAGGTGACCCGGCGCCCGTCGCACAGGGCGTAACCTCACCTGCACTACCAGTACAAAAAAAGACCCGCCGTCCGAGAGGTGAGAGTCCCGGAACTGCACGGCGGGTCGACCGGCTAGGTCTTCCGGCAGTGTACCCGCGCCAACGACTGGCACGCGGACACTCCGACGGGAGACCGGAAAGGATCCCCGTGCGAACGGGTGGATACAACCCGGGACGGTATGGCCCGGAGGTTCGACGTGGCGGCGGTCTGCCGTTCGGTCAGTTCGTGTCGCAGTGGATGTGCGACCCCCGCTACAGCACCAACCTGCGGACTCTGTACGGAATCCTCGTGACGTACGCCGACGTCGGCGCCCGCGACACCAGCCGCGGCAAGCCCTGGCGAGCGGAACTCGCCGCCCAGCTCGGTGTGTCCGAGAAGACCTTGGACCGGACCGTATTCGAGGGGGAATGCGCCGGACTGTGGACAGTCCACGCGCAGACCCGCCCCGTGACGGAGGGCGCCGACCCCAAGAAGATCAACGACGCGAACATCTACGTGCTGCGCGACGCCGAATTCTGGCGGAATGAGTGGGTCGACCCCTTGGAGTCGGGCCAGAAAGCCGCCGACGTGGCGAAGGCTCGGGTGTCGGCGCGAGTGGAAGCGAAGCGCGCGGCTGGCATCGAGCCAATGGGGGGCCGGAAGAAGAAACCCCAGGTCGAAGGTGGCGTCACCAGTGACGCCACCTCTAGCGGGGGGGGTGGGGTCATGGGTGACGCCACCCCTGGGGTCATGGGTGACGCCACCCCTGGGGTCATGGGTGACGCTCTTATCAAGATCCCTGTTGTCGAGAGCCCACCTCAAGAACCCGCTTCCCCCCCCGTCCGTCCGTCCGTGGGGGTAGAGGACCCGCGCGCGAACGAAACGGACGGACGGACGGGCGCGGTCGACTCCGAGGAGAAGCAGGCAGAAGCGCGGCCGACGGCCGAGGGTGGCGACCCGGCGGCGGCCGATGCCACACCACAAAGCAGCAGCAACGAGGGGGCGGTACCGGCCACGCCCGGAATGTCGACTGACGGCGGTCGGGAGACGACTCCGGGTATGGAAGTGCTTGCTCGGGTC from Streptomyces sp. NBC_01485 encodes:
- a CDS encoding helix-turn-helix domain-containing protein produces the protein MSSTEAYLRVTVTALMYATGETQADLGRGLGLSQGQVSRKQGGGPKGSSWTLGDLDKLSRHYGIPVPELLRGADHAVRLLPAVRRAAVVSGIQTTISPR